cagctcatttaacccatccatgttctcattgccataacccaagaaaccattacctcgactcttgctcctgaacttgttatcaactgcaaaccacgtatggccattgacacgtgcgttatacccattatttccaaaacctgctcttacatcaccattagtataatgaccatataacttgtttgaatacatcctgttgatatacccttgagccgtccccatgctactcattggccttggttgatgtaaactcatgacactagcttgaggctacaaattgtgagtcctagaagatgtaatccttatgcttgaccaatacctatacaacttatcctatctcattcaacccatctttcaaaccgtcttaagtcacgaataaaaaaggaagaccaatgaaaagtacaaaaaaatagtaaataaaaaaaaaaactttgcaaagcgcctttaaagttcgtctaaaaaaatagagcatttagcgcaccaaaaaaagatccgcccataaatcattttcagcgcccagagctgggcgccgaaatctttaacgccccagcctgggcgctgattctctctgctcgccaaattttgaccAGAAGtactcgtcattttatccgcacatgcacggaaaaataacgaacacttggaggggaacaacacgtattcagatatacgtaccaccaaaaaatatacatgtactcaaaaaaataaaacaaatttacaaatttttggcttacggcaaggcagcagattaaaataataataaacttcacttattctaccgtttcaaataatatgtttccacctcagaacgtacttgtttaaaatcggcattctaagaaaccattttctaggctaagaactacgcaagacctgattccaaattaaatctatttaaggcggatacgtaggcaatccatgattcggtccaaccaatttgcaaaaatattcactagtagaaaaaacccttattgcagcgggcttttagacccctgttgcagcgtacatcgtatgctgcaactggggggcctgcaacaagtctgaacttgttgcagcgtacaatgttcgctgcgaaaagtggttttttgcagcgtacatatgcctgtacgctgcaacaagtgtctaAATTTTGGCTAAAatcttgacttgttgcagcgtacaaataggtgtacgctgcaaaaaacccaacctgttgcagcgaacatctatttgtacgctgcaataggTCTGGttttttgccaaattttacacccttgttacagcgtacatatatatgtacgctgcaacaagggtgtaaaattttagttttagggatacctagattGCCCAAATAcagaaacctgtcacaacaataatagaatatcgcaacctgtataacaaatataaaaacaataaatagtaTTTTGAAGATATCCCAAAACAAAAGTGCACGTACcatatacatttaaatatatgtatgttccaatttcaacgtatgcatacattttaacataaaagattgttctataatatCTAGActaactcgatcaagcgccgctaggccaataataaatacttgcagcccattgctcacgaaccacatcaatttcctcactagcataagacgtattcctcggagtatagacctttacaaaaacaaaaacaaatatcacattttaacattcaagcaactaatggcaatgtcctaatagtctaaaatacgAAGCAAGAGtaaggaaaattaattaattacctcatctagccttaggttatgcatattaaacatgtaataagtttaaaatgagtattAGGTTctatagttcaaagttgggagcgaaaatgccttattttagcctaaatatgacctacaacgaccaaacaagccttaaatgtacataagtagattagaataagtcttagaaacttaaaaataagcatattaataatataataagtttaaaatcagtccttaggttatttagttcaaagttgggagcgaaaatgtctaaatatgacctataacgacccaatgagtcttaaatgtgcataaatagattggaatgagtattataaagttaaaactaagcatattaatcatgtaaaaggtttaaaatgagtctttatattctttagttcatagttggaaacgaaaatgtcattttagcctaaatatgtcctataatgaccaaacaagccttaaatgtgcataaatagattggaataagtcttagaaagttaaaactaagcacattaatcatgtaaaaggtttaaaatgactctttaggttctttagttcaaagttgggaacgaaaatgtcaatttagcctaaatatgacctataacgacccaatgagccttaaacgtgcataaatagattggaacaagtcttagaaagttaaaattatgcatattaaacatgtaataagtttaaaatgagtccttaggttctttatttcaaagttgggagcgaaaatgccttattttagcctaaatatgacctataacgaccaaacaagccttaaatgtacataagtagattagaataagtcttagaaacttaaaaataagcatattaatcatataataagtttaaaatgagtccttaggttatttagtttaaagttgggagcgaaaatgtcattttaggctaaatatgacctataacgacgcAATGAGcttcaaatgtgcataaatagattggaatgagtcttagaaagtcaaaactaagcatataaaacatttagtaagcttaaaatgagtccttaggttctttatttaaaatttgggagcgaaaatgctcatttagcctaaatatgacctataacgaccaaacaagccttaaatgtgcataagtagattggaatgagtcttggaaacttcaagctaagcatattaatcatgtaaaaggtttaaaataagtccttaggttctttagttcaaagttgggatcgaaaatgtcattttagcctgaatatgacctataacgacccaatgagccttaaatgtgcataaatagattgtaatgagtcttataaagttaaaactatgcatattaaatgtataataagtataaaatgagtttttaggttctttagttcaaatttgggagcaaaaatgtctcatttaagcctaaatatgacctataacgaccaaacaagccttaaatgtgcataagtagattgtaataagtcttggaaacttaaaacttaaCATACTAAACATGTAAATCAGAAGAGAGGGTGCAAGAAAATGATGTGCAACAGAAAATGGTTGTAGGAAAATAATTTCACCTGACTGACGAATCCGGTGTCAAGCATCCAATGAACAGGGATGTGAAAAGACTTGAATCCGGTGGCTGCTGATTCTCTTAGTCGCGACAGATTATAAACCCCGTGCTCTAATCTGTTTCAATTAGCATATCATGAAATTGCATTAGCTAGTTGAAATCAAAATGTTATACAGAATTGCAACAAAGAAAAATGAACATGAAAAATGGATGTTGTTGCATGTAGTAACAAAACGATTACCGTGGTCCTGGTCAAATACCTCTAGGACTTGCAGAGGATCGAGTGACTCTTAGTGATTATGAAGAAGGCGAATTGCAGCATTGAGCATTGGTTCCTTACCGTTCTGTGGATCCAAATACATATCAAGCAACCTAATGGTCatgaaataaaaaatcaattagaatATATTTAGAACTCTGTTTGACACATTCAAAAAAAACCTTAGAGGTTTTGGCTTTTGAGTAAAAGTCAAAATTCATAAGGCTCTAACTCCTAAATATAATCCAAATAGTGTGACTAGTATCTACGATTTCTGATATACCTCCACAATTTGAGCAATAGTCGAGCTGCTTTGAAGACTATCCAGGTACTTCTCTGGATGCACCTGTAAACAATTGAACTCCCAATTAGAAATTGCTCAAGAGGCAATGGACCAACAACTGCTTGTAATACCATGTTCGTATAATTATTCATCCTTAGAAATCATCATGCTCCCACCACCCCAGCCCCCCAACAAAACTCTAACGCGCACTTTAAGAAGAATATGTATACTTGGCCTGTACAACTCTCAACTTtaaagaatcttcaaaaaaaaaactttgttcCTTGGTAGAAGGTGTGTGCATTTGTAAATGGTCTGATTTGTGTATCACTTTGCCCATGTTCAACCTTGTTTAACATAGTCGAATCAAACTTGAGTTTCCAGACGAGCTCAAACAGttttttaaacttgattcattTAAGAATCAATATGTTCAAGTTCAGCTCGTTTATTAATTGAGCTAAGCTCATAGGCGGACTTCTTTTTCCTTTAGATCATTTAACTAAAAAACTCATCAACGGACCATAATTTATATCTGGTtaagttatttttgttttgaggAAGTATGAGAATTGGATAAACCCGAGAATTTAGAATATGCAAAAAAATTTATTGAATGAGATTTTCAGGAAGCGATTATACCTCCAGGCACCTTGTTACAACCTTGCCATTTTGAAGCACATACTGCAGCATTGTAGCCCGACGATCTGAGAAGCTTCACCAAAGCATAACGAATACAATTTCCATAGCATAGACCAGATTTAACAAGCTGAAGCTCGTTTACATCCATAGAAAGTAAAAGAGATTGGACCACAAACTGCAAGTCACTCTCATACTGATCCACCGAGCGCTTAAAGAACTGCACAATGACAACGAGCAAATACAAATCTCTCCTTCACAGATATACAGAAGAACTCACAGAGTAGGTACAAGAAAAGGCAGGGCAATATCTTATGTGATAGGCATCAAATCACAAAAGTTATATCAATAGAGTAAAAAATGAACCAAATTGAATACTAATAGTATAATACTATCACAAATCAGACTTTGTTTTTCCTCAAAAAGTAaagtttatattaaaatgtatttgTTTAGGGACACAGACAGAGAAGCTGCTTCTAACAGAAGGATCAAAACTCAAACTACAGAGTAAAAGTACTTGATTTTCCTCAAAAAGTAAAGTttcaataattttagaacagAATTACATTCCCTCATTTCCAAGAAAGTATCAATCACATCTACACATTTCTTTGGAAGTGGCTTCCGCAAATTCATATCCGTAACTGAAAGCTATCATTGTCCAAACACAATTATTGTAAAGTAATCCAATTTTCCAAGAACTATCAACCATTTCCATCAAAATCAACCAATTGGTAATTACTTCAAATTCAGTTGCATCTGCAAATAAGTAACGTTTTAATTTGGAACACTTGACACTCTAACACTTCAATCATCAGTCAAACACTTCAATTATACTTCCTAGTATATACTTTGTGTTAAGATCAAAGTTTCTTTACTTATTACCAATACAACCTAAGAAAAACTGTAGGTATGGATTCAGCTTTTCAGTTTATTAACAATTCATTTTGTTTGTAGCTTTGCTTAGAATTCGAAATGAGTGATAATCTGGATGGGGTTGAAGAAGATGATGTTGTGATGTTTAGAAGGAGCAGGGGCAATTCAAGAAGCCAGAGTTTGGTTattgatgaagaagaagataaTGAAGTTGAGGGAGGTGCAGTTGTTGTAGGAGAGCAGAGTATTATCAGCAACTATTAAATAATGATAACTAACAGTAACAGTGCTTCAGAGTTAGACAAACAGATGGATATGGCCTGGACAAAGTTAGAGAAGTGGATTTAAAATTCCTTATCTAATTTCAGTACGCATTTAAATTGTGAAATGAGGAgatttaggagagagagagagagacctGGACAAAGTTAGAGAAGGAGGTCATAAGAAGATCAGCAAACTGATCAGGTGTATACTGTCTGTAGATATAAGTATTGATGTTGTAATTCTGAAGATAATCACTATTTCCAGCACTGAGAAGATGAATTCCAGCTGAGAACATCCCTTTTGCTTTCTCAATCCCCACCAATTTTGTCACCTTACTCTGGTACTCCTTGTAGTACCCCAACTGTTGCGTAAGAGATACCGCCCTCTGTAGTTGCAAACCCAACAAAGTTAGTCTTTAACATTCAAGTTAAGTTTTATGAGTTAACAAGGTTTTGCATGGAAAGATTGAAACTTTACATATAAGCTGGTTGTTCTCTCGGCGTAACCCGAACCAGCAGACGCAAAGTTGGTGCCAATGAGTAATCGTAGACTTCCAGGCAAAGAAATCGATTATTttgcgaatggtttttgggGAACTCTACCTTTTCTTATCCCCTACAAGGCTACAAGCAAGAGGCTATCTGGAACCATAGTAGAATAGGATTTGACTAGGGAGCGCTAACTCAAAATCTAAAAGAACAGACAGATCTGATTGTAACTAGGCGAAAGAGAGTAAATATAAATGTAATACTTCATAAGACCAACTCAAAATAATAATTACCAGTAACAAATTCAGGAGGCTGAAGATTAAGTCGCAAAATAAGCCTTGCAAATGCTGGTGTCAACAGCAAAATAGAAGCCTGCATTttcaaaaaatcacaaaataagaAACTGCTCAAACTCCTGCATGTTCAATTGGTATCAAAATTATAAAACGCCAGTTAAGTGTCAGCGTATTGCCATGAAGTCAATCAATTTAATCCAAAAGGGTTACAGATATTCCAGCAAGCATTTTCATTGACTTTACAATTAAATTATCAGATAatacaaacaaaagaaaaaccaaaaaggTGATTAGAAAAGAAGAGTTCCAGAATCAAAGCTTCAAATTTACTTCAAATTGCATTCAAATTACATACCAACTTGTAATTTATCTATAATTCCTAAATAATGCCAAAAATTGAACTTTTCAATTACCAAAGATACAGAAATTATGACTTCCTATGAGCTGGCCTCAGactttcaaaagaggaaaaaGAGAAACTTCATGAAGATAATTAGATATATCAATACCTTAATGCAGTTGTTAAATCTAAACAAGCACGATGATAGATTCCTGCAGGCAGTACGATCTTCACAAATTAAGTGCAAAGAACGAATTGAACAACTagccaaaaaaacaaaaaaacaaaaacagaattgtacaaaccctaattctaaaaacgaaaatcaaaagggGACAGGAAGATAATTACTTGTTGTGGCGAGGAGTGACGGCCGAGCAAGCACCGGAGAACAGACCGTTCTTTCTTAGAACCACCGGCCGAGCTAGCTGAGTTTTCAGCGACTATGTCAGTCGTGGTTCAGCGCGGAGAAGGTACAGGACGCGACGGGGGGAGGAGGCGAGAAAAGACACTCACCGGCGAGGAGAGTGACGGCGGATCCGAGCAAgatgagttcgacggcgacgcaggacCGAGCAAGCTCTGAGTTCGTCGGCGACGCAAGGAATTGAAAACTGAGGGAAGAAGCTTGGAGTTGAGCGCGGGGAACTCTAAAATTTTGAGAtagatattttagttaaatgaattaattattcaacaataatattattccaGCAAACAAATTTTGTTACACGGATTTGTTGCAGGGTACaataacatgtacgctgcaacagtatctagctattgcagggggcttttaatatgtacgctgcaaaaagctcttttgcaggaggcaattaatttgtacgctgcaataaccctttaaagggtttgacccgcatTGACCTATtgcttgttgaagcgtattaatacatgtacgctgcaacaagggggctgcaacaggagttttttctactagtgattaaagcctatagaataacaagaataaagaatagagtcctttattgaaatttaattacttgcaatccaagtcgaaagaaaaatttaagtcaaaggaagaatccaagtcatcaagattaatgagcacacattgaaaaataataaagggcacgtacccttgctagaaggagcactcacactcctaggcacttagccaagactcaaaagatcgctttgcctcaattgaatgggggctagcgcaagcatccatgacctctaaagtactcaacttgaccttccctaaagcgaactaactcacttaaagaccttctttcaccactagacatagtcgttcgcttaaagaccttctttcaccactagacacagtcataatcgccaacaagtagtaaaggcagtaagcttgcaaaaaagaggattgttctacggcatcgccccatcgttccttcgaactcagggcacccgttcatggtaattcaaatgcttgctaattccctttgaaaaaaaattagacattgtcaataggacttggcacttaaccaaggctcaccctactcaaacatatgacacgggcatctaaaaatcgaaatctgaaagcatcattaatgggaagacataacagcaactgggggctaaaaattgaaatgaaagagctagggaaagaactaagtataccttgaccttttgtgcagacatacaccaagtaaatctaagtcaatttgaaaacggtttatattcccgcaattctggaaaagatggccctaaaagcctaaagcatgtgccacacgggcacaagtaataccttgacgcctgcaccctggcttccagcaaatccttagacagcattccaaaaaacgtaacagtattttgattcactcatgtaatcctgtacgaacccttctataagtcaacttacttaggacacttcggattgtacacagtaggactcggattttaaataattttcaaataaatttcaaagacttcttcgaacataataaagagtcgttggtttaatctaagtatgcgtttatctcgacgttgcaagtgagtcaaaaaagatttctaaatatgattatgggtaaagaaaggcacctagcttttggccaaggcacacttcaacatgtgactaccttgaccatggcaatgtcgcacaatacgacatttacaagagaagcagcaaatcactactcgaacgtacctcgcactaaacgagtctggttcaaactattcatgatccatgtcaccatgaatgcctaaaaacgtatgccaagcattatagcaccaaacCAATCCCGTAgttacaattgggggcttgagaaaaacactctaaaaatgctcgaaatgacgattttatcgcaaattctcgacgctaatgctatacatacatcataggggcacaatcctaaggtttgatcgtgtaaaacgaacctttagaatgactacaacccctcccaaattctaagcgctacttagaatatataaaggcaccccactatcaagggtaactgaaaatcgcgagtcaccaaaactccgaccaaaccactgcacataacgctcgccctataaagcgcccgttacacagtctacatcgttccaaagcaaaagcgaaagaaaaaaaatcaaaaaaaaattgtcaaaattcatcccagaaatcattttcaacgcccaaagctgggcgccgatatctttaacgccccagcttgagcgctgattctttctgcttgtcaaattttgcccagatataaaaacaagaaagaaacatccatgaatcctcgcatcgaacgaagtaataagccgtgcaaacccagcagaaggtgctacacttgtt
This Spinacia oleracea cultivar Varoflay chromosome 6, BTI_SOV_V1, whole genome shotgun sequence DNA region includes the following protein-coding sequences:
- the LOC110802081 gene encoding uncharacterized protein; the encoded protein is MLADLSGMLPLRTCRGIVAHLQLNDPLWLILLTSIERLGSEAILTTILPRASILLLTPAFARLILRLNLQPPEFVTGNYYFELRAVSLTQQLGYYKEYQSKVTKLVGIEKAKGMFSAGIHLLSAGNSDYLQNYNINTYIYRQYTPDQFADLLMTSFSNFVQFFKRSVDQYESDLQFVVQSLLLSMDVNELQLVKSGLCYGNCIRYALVKLLRSSGYNAAVCASKWQGCNKVPGGQVHPEKYLDSLQSSSTIAQIVEVA